A window from Balearica regulorum gibbericeps isolate bBalReg1 chromosome 1, bBalReg1.pri, whole genome shotgun sequence encodes these proteins:
- the SON gene encoding protein SON isoform X2, which yields MATNIEQIFRSFVVSKFREIQEEQQQHSGGKVEGQPNGDTIPAEQANPSDDTVAGAGSRQNDQIVQKIEEVLSGALDTELQCKSDVDKNTVKNSTQSTKRSSTAEDEIPRKKSKKNKKHKSKKKKKKKKKRKKEKKHKKQPKESKLSTRHGEHADLQPASLSMPEKSSSKLSVQHGGFGDANLAVHLQPEELCSKASEELDRQALGLVSHSRTDSPQSTENLGSEKGTLCVTNPPFNLEGSQSDIQENASITQTKICTREEQIKQSHENIYPIGINASEKGVLVDTGNVASSSIPSGVASKSEIQKDSAATLASEVIQALKGSEVILKSKDTGQVKALDTALESETMEVLKYSEAPLQPVAQEAAKELEATSKSVYLAGDVTTIPKSANQADLNTVKVTHVSVAMEEVKIPEAPEKSLHIGNVERSLELGGVSRTLEPALKPSIISDNLRATQCSATEGSGVLKADVSLQHPFKISAATAVTQLEVKSAKIPLGPGAVTKVKDVEPARSSTHMENVKALEEALQPIGVVKPKTLETIMEPVGIVAKDVKAARECLQVEVVKDVEGNIDPATMPNASRLLLQPEVLTETRSVDRTQESVLPGELTDVNLFAEAKGLRATLEPVAVVQTIVPRTTLEIPMAEGFRAPRAAMEVAALTGVKSRETSQTTLQLENTNASKISESTLQPVAVAEAKHSEGTSLLRESGSGSESTVRALEATPLSSQQEDVKGLGGVLRPMAVVEAKALKTASLSLQMEGMRASEAAVHCETVARGLAATLDSTAVSKSPEINLDSMTGVEAGSDAGLLAMKVRSVRAVKSLETTIGPVAETERKDSEADLERARTEMKTSSSQMHVKGVRDLGDPASVGVTKVQALEAVLQPGTLLEERSERTPESVVGYVGTEPVRESHALAGMTHLKTTAEREPKHAEMVAEPLGASKTKSSIISQSQVMTHTRTSQTEMVGEIKDSELATSSASVEVGGLGNLSEVEAVAEVKDVEARSKTSRLTQMKNLEMVEGSETGTLMQGLGRTLSSEVVREIRHSEVAPEDPDKAILEPVQTVTVQTLETSSKSVQEQTVGRSEAVLESLPRVGEKTMASEVVTEGRNLKGTLESKILTDVRTQGPTVEYIIATRRTSTKKNEPLHINVKDLEEASETEKAMKAKYLEPASEAREVRLLESMKESATVEVKNSETVKEPEVHMDIQGLETSHKSGNVGEVDVLEGASEAVPEPLHAEKQEHPQAVLQQVLLPEWKSKEEATEILSAPEMKSSEAFPKPGDVKDLEKTLEHEVAAEVQYAEGVQVQQMEDVRVPGEAQECEILVEKEDAEQTRASEPLIAETVSSASGAADEKDAAGTPESEIVRDTKQSEASTSHEAETKDLETAPLPETVVELKDAEAAVGLEAETKDLEAASVPETVTEAVPVLVAEASQSEVIPQAEAVKEATPEQESEKRDSETSDVQPDVAARMRETLMRLEKVIEKSSHRSSDKKHDAKKQKRSRSKSQSRSRKRKKKSRSRSASRRLTSKRARSRSRNYSDSRKKHSKSRSRSVEKRERRVSSRRSRRRRSRSSDRYRSKSRSAEKRGSRLSSGRSRRRRSRSSDHYRSKSRSVEKRLSSRRSRRRRSRSSDRYRSKSRSVEKRLSSRRSGRRRSRSSDRYRSKSRSVEKRLSSRRSGRRRSRSSDHYRSKSRSVEKRLSSRRSGRRRSRSSDRYRSKSRSVEKRLSSRRSGRRRSRSSDRYRSKSRSVEKRGSRLSSWRSRRRRSRSSDHSKSRSRSSEKRGGKEYSWRFRHRGSGSSDRSKSRSRSVEKRGRKASLRRSKRQRSKSSDRYKSRSRSVEKRDRKQSSRKSKRQRSKSSDRYKSRSKSVEKKKESSRKSKRRRSKSSERYKSRSRSVEKKRKESSKKSKRKRSKSSDSVKSRSKSVEKRESKLSSVKCSSKRVESSELQESTKCLEKVDVPEPSFASEGSSSKSSNGPMSVALSVEGINGPELPPASESGFSKTFDGLEKSSSSVEKTAGLQPSVTPEFDSSKTSDDQELRSMPVEKPQVSELSVSSENGSAEKTVALESSSLCELTYSTSKSRSSSVEKRGDPEDSSVTEFQLSTSHEDESRSTSLKEIEGPEPLLTLESGCSVSSEDYKTISSSSGRVDVQGSLMSESVLSDLADGHELRHTRVAKPLCFAGLERESSKLSDSPESRSLSFETVEAEKSLPAPEVTCSAFPDVCESASLPVEKSQIKEPSLTSDNGCFKSPDGHESGSSFATQREELLLMSEGGSFKSPDGNEQRSLSVEKVKVPDVSLTSECGPVEISGDLSSASSFEKLHEVVLTTVGQSCKSSEVHESRSSVDKDFDGPTLPQVLEIDCSQSSEMYESRYLPAGKIECIGSSLMSKSGIPVCHDVHKAKHNYIEKIEGAELSLASKLRCFVFAEGYELTSTAAEKTEIQKPVLQLESEFSKSTDVCESVSTPTEKLQASVTSLTSEGGLFLLPDSHELRPIPAEKVEMRKSSLSSELKCVVSPDGHKLRSAYDEEIQVQEPPLVLESRCSVSSDSRDLASTPFEKVEVEEPSQMSENEYTIGLDGPELTSTPAEKTEMQVLYQMSQERCSVSIESQELGSPPVEKIEVQEPALMSENEYAVSWEGRELRSSSPEKIEMREASVVPDNEYAVSSECHELPSSFAEKTDVQECSLLSENEYAASPEDREMTASPAEKEVQEPSLISDSEYTIFPEGQGLQSTLAEKTVVQKPSLIAENQYAASPERQGLRSVLTEKTEVQECSLLSENEYEVSPEGHDLRSSPVEKEEMEEPSETSESESSVSTDSQELQSTVVGKTEVQELSLSEGECTLSPEGQELQSSPAEKVGAKEPSVTSENERALSPEEYESRLTYAEKTEDMDSSLTSENDHLLSFESQEVRFTALQKAGVRELSPTPENEHAASLDGQELRFPTVGKAGGLEPLTLNDRASMSPDDSDLKSIPVEKIDDAVPSSAHESGCSMSPDGYSVKSGPGEETGDLDPSLIPERRHSTSSYQEGCELKSPMDEEGLESSLTSEHRRSVSPEGHDQKSTIDEEIDDLEPSLTSEHRRSMSPDEHESRSSIGEEGEYLEQPLTTERRCSVSSDEHESRSTTGEDIEDAEPSLTAERRDSTSSDEHESRSTAGEDIEDGEPSLTAERRHSTSSDDHESRSTTGEEVEDLEPSLTAEHRCSVSPDGRESRSTTGEEAEDQELSLTAERRHSTSSDEHESRSTTGEDVEDMEPSLTAERRDSTSSDEHESRSTTGEEGEDMEPSLTTECRRSTSPDGRESRSTTGEEVDDVEPSLTAERRDSTSSDEHESRSTTGEEGEDVEPSLADEDKQDSVHLERLEEQDSSFIPESRRSESSEREKSRSKSVDKISDKESSRRSISRRSKSPTLQKSRSTSVEKAADKESSRRSRRRRSRSTAHQKSRSTSVEKTADKESSRRSRRRRSRSTARQRSRSTSVEKAVDKESSRRSRRRRSRSTARQRSRSKSVEKTAEKESSRRSRSRRSRSSQHRSQRYDTESRSRRNRSRSVTRRRASRSKSNRRSRSSSLSRSRHRRRSRSRSASRRRRSLSRDRRKRSQRNRSRSTDRRRRRSDSRDHRISLRLRSRSRTPIRQRRSRSRGRRRSSSRSPIRLRRSRSSGRRRYSRSPDRRRSRSSERFSSRSPKRLTDLDKAQLLEIAKANAAAMCAKSGVPLPPSLMPLLSQKKDDKASQKSSRDTLKELTEKCKKIAQSTDDVIVNKPHVSDEEEEERPFYNHPFKLSEPKPIFFNLSTPSIKPAPPPQPKNQVSLSKEFPVSSGSQHRKKEADSVYGEWVPVEKGKEESKDDVFPKPSIEGVDITTAMNDRAVAQKRLNENTFDLEAMCMLNRAQEQIDAWAQSNSIPGQFTGSTGAQILSSDELTNSGPQAWIRKDQFLRAAPVTGGMGAQLMRKMGWREGEGLGKNKEGSVEPIMVDFKTDRKGLVAVGEKAQKRSGHYVVMKDLSGKHPVSALMEICNKRRWSPPEFVLVDDSGPDHRKHFIFKVRVNGNEYRPTFASLNKKHAKATAATAALQAMGLVPKESMVNTTMFRSASHR from the exons ATGGCGACTAATATCGAGCAGATCTTTCGGTCCTTTGTGGTTAGCAAATTCCGAGAGAtccaggaagagcagcagcagcacagcgg TGGAAAGGTAGAAGGCCAGCCCAATGGTGACACAATCCCAGCTGAGCAAGCCAACCCTTCAGATGACACTGTTGCTGGTGCTGGGAGTCGTCAGAATGATCAGATAGTGCAGAAAATAGAGGAAGTGCTCTCTGGAGCCCTTGATACAGAGCTGCAGTGCAAATCAg ATGTGgacaaaaatactgtgaaaaatagTACTCAGTCTACAAAAAGAAGCTCTACTGCTGAAGATGAAATTCCtaggaaaaaatcaaagaagaacaagaaacacaaaagcaagaagaagaagaaaaagaagaagaaaagaaagaaagagaaaaaacataaaaagcagccaaaggagTCAAAGCTGAGTACACGTCATGGAGAACATGCAGACTTGCAACCTGCTTCTCTCTCGATGCCAGAGAAATCAAGCTCCAAATTGAGTGTACAGCATGGAGGATTTGGAGATGCAAATCTGGCTGTCCACTTGCAGCCAGAAGAACTGTGCTCAAAAGCAAGTGAGGAGCTTGATAGACAAGCTTTAGGACTTGTTTCTCATTCAAGAACTGATTCTCCTCAATCTACGGAAAATCTTGGAAGTGAGAAGGGGACTTTGTGTGTAACAAATCCTCCATTTAATTTAGAAGGCAGCCAATCGGATATCCAAGAAAATGCTAGTATAACTCAAACTAAAATTTGCACTAGagaagaacaaattaaacagtCTCACGAAAATATTTATCCTATAGGTATTAATGCAAGTGAAAAGGGTGTTCTTGTTGATACTGGAAATGTCGCTTCATCTAGCATCCCATCTGGAGTTGCCAGTaaatctgaaattcagaaagattCAGCAGCAACTCTAGCTTCAGAAGTAATACAAGCACTAAAAGGTTCAGAAGTTATTCTGAAATCTAAAGACACTGGGCAAGTAAAAGCTTTGGATACAGCTCTTGAGTCTGAGACCATGGAGGTATTGAAATACTCAGAAGCACCTCTGCAACCTGTGGCACAGGAGGCAGCAAAAGAGTTAGAAGCAACTTCAAAATCTGTGTATTTGGCAGGTGATGTGACAACAATTCCTAAATCTGCAAATCAGGCAGATCTGAATACTGTGAAGGTAACTCATGTGTCTGTGGCCATGGAAGAAGTGAAAATTCCAGAAGCACCTGAAAAATCTCTGCATATAGGAAATGTGGAAAGATCTTTGGAATTAGGAGGTGTGAGCAGAACTTTGGAGCCAGCCCTGAAGCCCTCAATTATATCTGATAATTTGAGAGCGACACAGTGCAGCGCCACAGAGGGTTCAGGTGTCTTGAAGGCAGATGTATCTTTGCagcatccttttaaaatttctgcagCGACTGCTGTGACCCAGCTGGAAGTAAAAAGTGCCAAAATACCCCTGGGACCAGGAGCTGTTACAAAAGTGAAGGATGTTGAACCAGCTAGAAGCTCTACACATATGGAAAATGTGAAAGCTTTGGAAGAAGCTCTGCAGCCGATTGGTGTAGTAAAGCCCAAAACTTTGGAAACAATCATGGAACCTGTGGGTATTGTAGCAAAAGATGTCAAAGCAGCTCGAGAATGTCTGCAAGTTGAAGTAGTCAAAGATGTGGAAGGTAACATTGATCCGGCAACAATGCCGAATGCATCAAGATTGCTCCTACAACCTGAAGTCTTGACAGAAACAAGAAGTGTGGATAGAACCCAGGAGTCTGTACTTCCAGGAGAATTGACAGATGTGAACTTGTTTGCAGAGGCAAAAGGTTTAAGAGCAACTTTAGAACCCGTAGCAGTTGTGCAGACCATTGTTCCCCGAACAACTCTGGAAATCCCGATGGCAGAGGGTTTTAGAGCTCCACGAGCAGCCATGGAAGTTGCAGCACTAACAGGAGTAAAAAGTCGAGAAACAAGTCAAACTACTCTGCAACTGGAAAATACTAATGCTTCAAAAATTTCAGAATCTACTCTCCAGCCTGTAGCTGTAGCAGAGGCAAAACATTCAGAAGGTACTTCATTGCTGAGAGAATCAGGATCTGGGAGTGAATCGACTGTGAGAGCTTTGGAAGCAACTCCCCTGTCTTCGCAGCAAGAAGACGTGAAAGGTCTAGGAGGAGTCCTAAGACCAATGGCTGTGGTGGAAgcaaaagctttgaaaacagCTTCACTGTCTTTGCAAATGGAAGGTATGAGAgcttcagaagcagctgtgcATTGTGAGACTGTGGCCAGAGGTTTAGCAGCAACACTAGATTCAACAGCAGTGTCAAAAAGtccagaaataaatttagaTAGTATGACAGGAGTAGAAGCAGGCTCAGATGCTGGTCTCCTAGCTATGAAAGTCAGATCTGTGAGAGCAGTGAAAAGTTTGGAAACAACTATAGGACCTGtagcagagacagaaaggaaagattcAGAGGCAGACCTTGAGAGAGCCAGGACAGAGATGAAGACATCTTCATCACAGATGCATGTGAAAGGTGTGAGAGATTTAGGAGATCCAGCATCTGTAGGTGTGACAAAGGTACAAGCTTTAGAAGCAGTCTTGCAGCCTGGAACCCTTTTAGAAGAAAGGTCAGAAAGGACTCCTGAATCTGTCGTTGGATATGTAGGCACGGAACCAGTTAGAGAGTCTCATGCGTTAGCAGGAATGACGCATTTGAAAaccacagcagagagagaaccaaaacatgcagaaatggTTGCAGAACCTCTTggtgcaagcaaaacaaagagtTCCATCATTTCACAGTCTCAAGTCATGACACATACAAGAACCTCACAGACTGAGATGGTAGGGGAGATAAAGGATTCTGAACTAGCTACCAGTTCTGCTTCTGTAGAGGTTGGAGGTTTAGGCAACTTGTCGGAAGTTGAGGCAGTTGCAGAGGTAAAAGATGTGGAAGCGAGATCAAAAACTTCACGCTtaacacagatgaaaaatttggaaatggTTGAGGGATCTGAAACAGGGACATTGATGCAAGGCTTGGGAAGGACATTGTCATCTGAGGTGGTTAGAGAAATTAGACATTCTGAAGTTGCTCCAGAAGATCCAGATAAAGCAATACTAGAACCTGTGCAAACAGTGACAGTGCAAACTTTAGAAACAAGTTCAAAATCTGTACAGGAACAAACAGTAGGACGTTCAGAAGCAGTGTTAGAGTCTTTGCCCAGAGTGGGAGAAAAAACTATGGCATCAGAAGTAGTGACAGAAGGGAGAAACTTGAAGGGAACTTTGGAGTCTAAGATTTTGACAGATGTGAGAACTCAGGGACCTACTGTGGAATATATAATTGCAACAAGGAGgacaagcacaaaaaaaaatgaaccctTGCATATCAATGTAAAAGATTTGGAAGAAGCTTCAGAAACTGAGAAggcaatgaaagcaaaatatttggagCCAGCATCAGAAGCTAGAGAAGTGAGATTGTTGGAAAGTATGAAAGAGTCTGCAACAGTAGAGgtgaaaaattctgaaacagtCAAAGAGCCCGAGGTACACATGGATATCCAAGGTTTGGAAACTTCCCATAAGTCTGGAAATGTGGGGGAGGTGGATGTTTTAGAGGGTGCTTCAGAAGCTGTTCCAGAACCTTTGcatgctgaaaagcaggaaCATCCACAAGCAGTTCTGCAGCAGGTTTTGCTTCCAGAATGGAAGAGTAAAGAAGAGGCTACAGAAATCTTGAGTGCTCCTGAAATGAAATCTTCTGAAGCATTTCCAAAACCAGGGGACGTGAAAGATCTAGAAAAAACACTAGAACATGAAGTGGCAGCAGAAGTACAGTATGCAGAAGGGGTGCAGGTTCAACAAATGGAGGATGTGAGAGTTCCAGGTGAAGCTCAGGAATGTGAGATACTGGTTGAGAAGGAAGATGCAGAGCAAACTCGAGCATCTGAGCCTTTAATAGCAGAAACAGTTTCTAGTGCTTCAGGtgcagcagatgaaaaagaTGCAGCAGGGACTCCTGAATCTGAAATAGTCAGAGACACAAAACAATCAGAAGCATCTACATCTCATGAGGCAGAAACAAAAGATTTGGAAACAGCTCCTCTTCCTGAGACTGTTGTAGAACTGAaagatgcagaagcagctgtgggGTTGGAGGCAGAGACAAAAGATTTGGAAGCAGCTTCGGTACCTGAGACTGTTACAGAAGCAGTTCCAGTACTTGTGGCAGAGGCAAGCCAGTCAGAAGTCATTCCACAGGCTGAGGCTGTCAAAGAAGCAACTCCAGAACAGGAGTCGGAGAAGAGAGATTCAGAAACATCTGATGTGCAACCTGATGTGGCAGCACGAATGAGGGAGACTCTAATGAGACTTGAGAAAGTTATTGAAAAAAGTAGCCACAGAAGCAGTGATAAAAAACATGatgcaaagaagcaaaaaaggagTCGCTCCAAGTCTCAGTCCAGGTCTAGGAAGCGGAAGAAAAAATCCAGGTCGCGTTCTGCTTCCAGACGTTTGACCTCTAAAAGAGCACGTTCTAGGAGCAGAAACTATTCAGATTCCAGAAAAAAGCATTCCAAATCTAGATCCAGATctgtggagaagagagagagaagagtgTCTTCCCGGAGGTCCAGGCGCAGACGTTCCAGGTCGTCTGACCGTTACAGGTCTAAATCCAGATcagcagaaaagagagggagCAGATTGTCCTCTGGGAGGTCCAGACGTAGACGTTCCAGGTCTTCTGACCACTACAGGTCTAAATCCAGATCAGTGGAAAAGCGACTGTCCTCCCGAAGGTCCAGACGCAGACGTTCCAGGTCTTCTGACCGCTATAGATCTAAATCCAGGTCAGTGGAAAAACGACTGTCTTCCCGAAGATCTGGACGTAGACGTTCCAGGTCATCCGACCGCTACAGGTCTAAGTCCAGGTCAGTGGAAAAGCGACTGTCCTCTCGAAGATCTGGGCGCCGACGTTCCAGATCTTCTGACCACTACAGATCTAAGTCACGGTCAGTGGAAAAGCGACTGTCTTCCCGAAGATCTGGACGCAGACGTTCCAGGTCTTCTGACCGCTACAGATCTAAGTCCAGGTCAGTGGAAAAGCGACTGTCTTCCCGAAGATCTGGACGTAGACGTTCCAGGTCATCTGACCGCTACAGGTCTAAATCACGGTCAGTGGAAAAGAGGGGGAGCAGGTTGTCCTCCTGGAGATCCCGTCGCAGACGTTCCAGGTCTTCTGACCATTCTAAATCTAGATCCAGGTcttcagaaaagagaggaggCAAAGAATACTCATGGAGGTTCAGACATAGAGGATCTGGTTCCTCTGACCGTTCGAAATCTAGGTCGAGGTCTGTTGAGAAGAGAGGTCGGAAGGCATCCCTGCGGAGATCTAAACGGCAGCGCTCAAAGTCCTCTGACCGTTACAAGTCTAGATCCAGATCAGTAGAAAAAAGAGATCGAAAGCAATCATCGCGGAAGTCTAAACGTCAGCGCTCAAAGTCCTCTGACCGTTACAAGTCTAGATCcaaatcagtggaaaaaaagaaggagtCCTCACGAAAATCTAAGCGCCGCCGCTCAAAATCTTCTGAACGTTACAAGTCTAGGTCTAGGTCTGTTGAAAAAAAGCGTAAGGAATcatcaaaaaaatccaaacgGAAACGTTCCAAGTCCTCTGATAGTGTTAAGTCAAGGTCCAAATCTgtagaaaaaagagagagtaaGTTATCCTCAGTAAAGTGCAGTAGCAAGCGTGTGGAGTCTTCCGAACTTCAGGAGTCAACCAAATGTCTTGAAAAAGTAGATGTTCCTGAACCTTCTTTTGCAAGTGAAGGCAGCTCCTCCAAATCCTCTAATGGTCCCATGTCAGTAGCTTTGTCTGTTGAAGGAATAAATGGCCCAGAGCTGCCGCCAGCATCTGAAAGTGGATTTTCCAAAACTTTTGATGGTCTTGAGAAAAGCTCCTCATCTGTTGAAAAAACAGCAGGTCTGCAGCCTTCTGTGACTCCTGAATTTGACAGCTCCAAAACCTCAGATGACCAGGAGTTGAGATCCATGCCTGTGGAAAAACCACAAGTTTCAGAGCTTTCTGTGTCATCTGAAAATGGATCAGCTGAAAAAACAGTAGCTCTGGAGTCTTCATCACTATGTGAACTTACGTACTCCACATCCAAGTCAAGATCCTCATCTGTTGAAAAAAGGGGAGATCCAGAAGATTCTTCGGTAACAGAATTTCAGCTCTCCACGTCCCATGAAGATGAGTCGAGATCTACTTCCCTCAAAGAAATAGAGGGTCCAGAGCCTCTTCTGACACTTGAAAGCGGATGCTCTGTATCTTCTGAGGATTACAAGACAATCTCCTCATCCTCTGGAAGAGTGGACGTTCAGGGGTCTTTGATGTCTGAAAGTGTACTTTCTGACTTGGCTGATGGTCATGAATTGAGACATACTCGTGTTGCAAAACCACTGTGTTTTGCAGGACTTGAAAGGGAATCTTCCAAGTTGTCTGACAGCCCTGAGTCAAGGTCACTATCTTTTGAAACAGTAGAGGCTGAAAAATCTTTACCAGCACCTGAAGTTACATGCTCTGCATTCCCTGATGTCTGTGAGTCAGCCTCCTTGCCTGTTGAAAAGAGCCAGATAAAGGAGCCTTCTCTGACTTCTGACAATGGATGCTTCAAGTCTCCTGATGGACATGAATCAGGATCCAGCTTTGCTACACAAAGAGAGGAGCTTCTTTTGATGTCTGAAGGTGGGTCCTTCAAGTCACCGGATGGAAATGAACAAAGATCTTTATCTGTTGAAAAAGTAAAGGTTCCAGATGTTTCCCTCACATCTGAGTGTGGTCCTGTCGAGATCTCGGGTGACCTCAGTTCAGCATCATCTTTTGAAAAACTGCATGAAGTTGTACTCACAACTGTAGGACAAAGCTGCAAGTCTTCTGAAGTTCATGAGTCCAGATCATCTGTTGACAAAGATTTTGACGGTCCGACGCTTCCACAAGTACTTGAAATCGACTGCTCTCAATCGTCTGAAATGTATGAATCTAGATACCTGCCTGCTGGAAAAATAGAGTGTATAGGATCATCTTTGATGTCTAAAAGCGGAATTCCTGTGTGCCATGATGTtcataaagcaaaacacaattaCATTGAGAAAATAGAAGGTGCAGAACTGTCATTGGCATCTAAGCTTAGGtgttttgtctttgctgaagGCTATGAGTTGACAtccactgcagctgaaaaaacagaGATACAGAAGCCTGTTCTCCAACTGGAAAGTGAGTTCTCCAAGTCTACTGATGTTTGTGAGTCAGTAAGCACACCTACTGAAAAACTACAGGCCTCAGTGACTTCTCTGACATCTGAAGGTGGGCTTTTCCTGTTGCCCGATAGTCACGAATTGAGACCTATCCCTGCTGAAAAAGTAGAGATGCGAAAGTCATCTTTGTCCTCCGAACTGAAATGCGTTGTATCCCCAGATGGCCACAAGCTGAGATCTGCCTACGATGAAGAAATACAGGTGCAGGAGCCACCTCTGGTACTCGAAAGCAGATGTTCTGTTTCCTCTGATAGTCGTGACTTGGCATCCACCCCTTTTGAAAAAGTTGAGGTAGAGGAACCTTCTCAAATGTCTGAAAATGAATACACAATAGGACTTGATGGCCCGGAGTTGACATCAACCCCTGCTGAAAAAACAGAGATGCAGGTACTTTATCAGATGTCTCAGGAGAGATGTTCAGTGTCCATTGAGAGCCAGGAGTTGGGGTCGCCCCCTGTTGAAAAGATAGAAGTGCAAGAACCTGCTCTGATGTCTGAAAATGAATATGCTGTATCTTGGGAGGGCCGGGAGTTGAGATCTAGCTCTCCTGAAAAGATAGAGATGCGGGAGGCTTCTGTAGTACCTGACAATGAATATGCTGTGTCTTCTGAATGTCATGAATTGCCGTCTTCCTTTGCTGAAAAAACAGACGTACAGGAGTGTTCTCTACTGTCTGAAAATGAATATGCTGCATCTCCTGAGGATCGGGAGATgacagccagccctgctgaaaaAGAGGTGCAGGAGCCTTCTCTGATATCTGACAGTGAATATACCATCTTCCCTGAAGGCCAAGGATTACAGTCTACTCTTGCTGAAAAAACAGTGGTACAGAAGCCTTCACTAATAGCAGAGAATCAATATGCTGCATCTCCTGAAAGGCAAGGGTTGCGCTCTGTTCTTACTGAAAAAACAGAGGTGCAGGAGTGTTCTTTGCTGTCTGAAAATGAGTATGAGGTGTCCCCTGAAGGCCATGATTTGAGATCCAGTCCtgttgaaaaagaagaaatggaagaaccTTCTGAAACATCTGAAAGTGAAAGTTCAGTGTCCACTGATAGCCAAGAGTTGCAGTCTACTGTTGTTGGAAAAACAGAGGTGCAGGAGTTGTCTTTGTCTGAAGGTGAATGTACCCTCTCCCCTGAAGGTCAGGAGCTGCAGTCTAGTCCTGCTGAAAAGGTAGGGGCTAAGGAACCTTCTGTTACATCTGAAAATGAGCGTGCTCTGTCCCCTGAAGAGTATGAATCAAGACTGACTTATGCTGAGAAAACAGAGGATATGGATTCTTCTTTGACATCTGAAAATGACCATCTTTTGTCTTTTGAGAGCCAGGAGGTAAGATTCACTGCTCTTCAAAAAGCCGGTGTTCGGGAGCTTTCTCCAACACCTGAAAATGAACATGCAGCATCCCTTGATGGCCAGGAGTTGAGATTCCCCACTGTTGGAAAAGCAGGTGGTCTCGAACCTTTGACGCTAAATGATAGAGCTTCCATGTCCCCTGATGACAGTGACTTGAAATCCATCCCTGTTGAAAAAATAGATGATGCAGTGCCTTCTTCAGCGCATGAAAGTGGGTGTTCCATGTCTCCTGATGGCTACAGTGTGAAATCTGGCCCTGGTGAAGAAACAGGGGATCTAGACCCCTCTTTGATACCTGAACGTAGACATTCTACATCCTCATATCAGGAAGGTTGTGAGCTGAAATCTCCCATGGATGAAGAGGGTCTAGAATCTTCTTTGACTTCTGAACATAGACGATCTGTGTCCCCTGAGGGCCATGACCAGAAATCTACCATAGATGAAGAAATAGATGATCTGGAGCCCTCTTTGACATCTGAACATAGGCGCTCCATGTCCCCTGATGAGCATGAGTCAAGATCTAGCATTGGTGAAGAAGGAGAGTATCTGGAGCAGCCTTTGACAACGGAACGTAGGTGTTCCGTGTCTTCTGATGAGCATGAGTCAAGGTCTACCACTGGGGAAGACATAGAGGATGCTGAACCTTCCTTGACAGCTGAACGAAGAGACTCCACATCCTCTGATGAGCATGAGTCGAGGTCTACTGCTGGTGAAGATATAGAAGATGGCGAGCCCTCTTTGACAGCTGAACGTAGACACTCCACGTCCTCTGATGACCATGAGTCAAGGTCTACAACTGGTGAAGAAGTAGAGGATTTGGAACCTTCTTTGACAGCTGAACATAGATGCTCCGTGTCTCCTGATGGACGTGAGTCAAGGTCAACCACCGGTGAAGAGGCAGAGGACCAGGAGCTCTCTTTGACAGCTGAACGTAGGCACTCCACATCCTCAGATGAACATGAGTCAAGGTCTACCACTGGTGAAGATGTGGAGGATATGGAACCCTCCTTGACAGCTGAACGAAGAGATTCCACATCATCAGATGAGCATGAGTCGAGATCTACCACCGGTGAAGAGGGTGAGGATATGGAACCCTCTTTGACAACTGAATGCAGACGTTCCACATCCCCTGATGGGCGTGAATCGAGGTCTACCACTGGTGAAGAAGTAGATGATGTGGAGCCGTCCTTGACAGCTGAACGAAGAGACTCCACGTCATCAGATGAGCATGAGTCAAGGTCTACCACTGGTGAAGAGGGTGAGGATGTGGAGCCCTCTTTGGCAGATGAAGATAAACAGGATTCTGTGCATCTTGAGAGATTGGAGGAACAGGACTCTTCCTTTATACCTGAAAGTAGGCGTTCTGAGTCTTCTGAACGTGAAAAATCTAGATCCAAATCTGTTGATAAAATATCTGACAAAGAGTCTTCACGAAGATCTATAAGCAGACGCTCAAAATCTCCTACTCTCCAAAAGAGTCGATCCACATCTgttgaaaaagcagcagacaaAGAGTCTTCACGGAGATCTAGGCGTAGACGCTCCAGGTCCACTGCTCACCAGAAGAGTCGGTCCACATCTGTTGAAAAAACAGCAGACAAAGAATCTTCACGGAGGTCTAGACGTAGACGCTCCAGGTCCACTGCTCGCCAAAGGAGTCGATCAACGTCTGTTGAAAAAGCAGTAGACAAAGAGTCTTCCCGGAGGTCTAGACGTAGACGCTCCAGGTCCACTGCTCGCCAGAGGAGTCGATCCAAATCTGttgaaaaaacagcagagaaagaatcTTCGCGGAGGTCTAGAAGCAGACGCTCCAGGTCTTCTCAGCATAGATCCCAGAGATATGATACAGAATCTCGCTCTAGACGTAATCGCTCCAGATCAGTAACGCGGAGAAGAGCATCAAGATCAAAATCTAACCGTCGTTCTCGGTCTAGCTCATTGTCACGTTCAAGGCACAGAAGGAGGAGTAGGTCAAGGTCAGCATCAAGAAGACGGCGTTCTTTATCAAGAGACAGGCGTAAGAGATCTCAGAGAAATAGATCAAGATCTACTgatagaagaagaagaagatcAGATTCAAGAGATCATAGAATTTCCCTCAGATTACGCAGCAGGAGTCGAACACCTATTCGTCAAAGGCGATCAAGGTCAAGAGGAAGAAGACGGAGCTCTAGTAGGTCGCCAATTCGACTACGGCGATCAAGATCTTCAGGGAGAAGAAGATACAGCAGATCGCCCGATCGTCGTAGGTCGAGGTCATCGGAACGATTTTCAAGCAGGTCACCTAAACGTCTTACAGACTTGG